The Helicobacter sp. MIT 05-5293 genome window below encodes:
- the mobB gene encoding molybdopterin-guanine dinucleotide biosynthesis protein B has translation MNPIIFAFSGQSNSGKTTLICKLCEYLHHTRANVQIGIIKHDPKDKAQFDTPQKDSYRFFQLSSAVGVISPTRTTLQIHHAPQSTQDSQEIQAFHHVLKHFAHYDYVFIEGLKTLPYPRIVVARDHIESAYIPYANAFAIHNVDNLSILPPHIKILDLNDIAQIADFIDTFTTIKDK, from the coding sequence ATGAATCCGATTATTTTTGCTTTTAGCGGGCAAAGCAATAGTGGCAAAACGACTTTGATTTGTAAGCTTTGTGAATACCTGCATCACACTCGAGCAAATGTGCAAATTGGCATTATTAAGCATGACCCCAAAGACAAAGCGCAATTTGACACACCGCAAAAAGATAGTTATCGCTTTTTTCAATTAAGCTCTGCTGTGGGTGTGATTTCGCCAACACGCACGACACTTCAGATTCACCATGCACCACAAAGCACTCAAGATTCTCAAGAAATCCAAGCCTTTCATCATGTATTAAAACATTTTGCACATTATGACTATGTCTTTATCGAAGGGCTTAAGACTTTGCCCTACCCACGCATTGTCGTTGCAAGAGATCATATAGAATCTGCATACATACCCTACGCAAATGCTTTTGCCATCCATAATGTCGATAATCTCTCAATTTTACCTCCGCATATCAAGATTTTAGACCTCAATGACATAGCACAAATTGCAGATTTTATTGACACTTTTACTACAATAAAGGACAAATAA
- the pyrF gene encoding orotidine-5'-phosphate decarboxylase, whose product MELCIALDNPSQRQNLTLLETLQALEDSQKSKIWLKIGLRSFIRDGVKGLEAIKKMGDYRIFLDLKIYDIPNTMLDALNECYAIGVDMLTIHTSCGFEAMKAIAMLKAKHNDFPLVIGVSALTSFDNEGFAEIYNANVFSHTIHLAKLAYNAGIDGVVCSVSESLAIKRATDKRFLTITPGIRPFGESANDQKRVATLQDAKLAQSDFIVIGRPIYKAENPLQVVRQILSLI is encoded by the coding sequence ATGGAACTTTGCATCGCGCTTGATAATCCCTCACAAAGACAGAATCTCACCCTTTTAGAGACGCTTCAAGCCTTAGAAGATTCTCAAAAATCCAAGATTTGGCTTAAAATCGGACTAAGAAGCTTTATCCGTGATGGTGTCAAGGGGCTTGAAGCGATTAAAAAAATGGGAGATTACAGAATCTTCCTTGATTTGAAAATCTATGATATTCCTAATACGATGCTTGATGCGCTGAATGAATGCTATGCAATCGGTGTGGATATGCTCACAATCCATACAAGTTGTGGGTTTGAGGCGATGAAGGCTATCGCAATGCTTAAAGCTAAGCACAATGATTTTCCGCTAGTCATTGGTGTGAGTGCGCTCACAAGCTTTGATAATGAGGGATTTGCAGAGATTTATAATGCTAATGTGTTTTCTCATACGATTCACCTCGCCAAACTTGCCTATAATGCAGGGATTGATGGCGTGGTGTGTTCTGTGAGTGAGAGTTTGGCAATAAAAAGGGCTACTGATAAGAGATTTTTAACGATTACACCGGGTATCCGCCCTTTCGGCGAATCAGCGAATGATCAAAAACGCGTAGCGACTTTGCAAGATGCTAAACTTGCACAGAGTGATTTTATAGTCATTGGACGCCCCATTTACAAAGCAGAAAATCCTTTACAAGTAGTCAGACAAATCCTTTCTTTGATATAA
- a CDS encoding SIMPL domain-containing protein — MRKSALIASSVFLGSMFIFSGCNNDKKALQFNECPTSALCVYKTFSYTQNIIPNAYKAQVRITESDTLRKGGEIEPAVKKDIANTLNDIITLSKANEFCEGGNYDLHPNIQYKDGAARDTVGYTLNFNLECDVPQKQKKDYDQLIASIDKKINKNKYLTFLAPNVSVIATPQAWQEAQDKAFDGALNLANDATKNYAKMLNKKCHLSSADALNNNVSIQPRALKATANMSASADVSWELPIPKEQEVQAKIQVKYICR; from the coding sequence ATGAGAAAATCCGCTCTTATCGCATCATCTGTATTTTTGGGTTCAATGTTTATCTTCAGTGGTTGCAACAATGACAAGAAAGCCTTGCAATTTAATGAATGCCCTACAAGCGCACTTTGCGTGTATAAGACTTTTTCATACACGCAAAATATTATACCTAATGCCTATAAGGCTCAAGTGCGCATCACAGAAAGCGATACTTTGCGCAAGGGTGGAGAGATTGAACCAGCCGTCAAAAAAGATATTGCCAATACATTAAATGATATTATCACTTTAAGTAAGGCTAATGAGTTTTGTGAAGGCGGGAATTACGATTTGCACCCAAATATCCAATATAAAGATGGTGCAGCACGAGACACGGTAGGTTATACACTTAATTTTAATCTCGAATGCGATGTGCCTCAAAAGCAAAAAAAGGATTATGATCAACTTATCGCTAGTATTGATAAGAAAATCAATAAAAATAAATATTTGACTTTCCTTGCGCCTAATGTGAGTGTGATTGCCACGCCACAAGCTTGGCAAGAAGCACAAGACAAGGCTTTTGATGGAGCATTGAATCTCGCTAATGATGCGACAAAAAATTATGCCAAAATGCTCAATAAAAAATGCCATCTTTCAAGTGCTGATGCGCTTAATAATAATGTCTCAATCCAGCCCCGTGCCTTAAAAGCGACAGCTAATATGAGTGCGAGTGCTGATGTTAGTTGGGAATTGCCCATACCTAAAGAGCAAGAAGTGCAGGCAAAGATTCAAGTGAAATATATTTGTCGATAA
- a CDS encoding molybdopterin molybdotransferase MoeA, with protein sequence MHTANTQNFPRLVSFDEVRKILQDIPLKPLGVQKVFFKNALNRILAEDIIAQNNIPPLPTAAMDGYAIFWEDREQLESQGLTLLPDNKAGNPSLPTLKSGCAIKTFTGSQMPIDSDTLVIVEHIEEREGRIYLKSSLKTDEIKKSQWVRQIGDNYHKGDILLKAGSRIGAFEIGLLAELNQSFVLVRQKVRVGVLCVGDEILEVGECSTQNNFVRSVNTHLLEAIITQMGADAIIYPLLNDDKDQIKHYYQQALNECDIIISTGGMSMGDYDYTQEVMQELLEIQFKGVRLKPGKPVAFGIKHQQDSNPKLALGLPGFPNSCAVTFYLFGKILINRLQATDEMPLILQATLAEDVKRSDSRMEFRACDLRITQGQIFVSFASKKSLQSSMINNLTQNTALAILPENGANMNAGEKIEIMLLGYSKL encoded by the coding sequence ATGCACACGGCAAATACACAAAATTTCCCTCGTCTTGTTAGTTTTGATGAAGTACGAAAGATTCTGCAAGATATACCCTTAAAACCGCTCGGTGTGCAAAAGGTATTTTTCAAAAATGCGCTTAATAGAATCTTGGCAGAAGATATTATCGCACAAAATAACATTCCACCTCTCCCTACTGCAGCAATGGACGGCTATGCGATTTTTTGGGAAGACAGAGAGCAATTAGAATCTCAAGGTTTAACCCTACTCCCCGATAATAAAGCTGGAAATCCCTCACTTCCGACACTCAAAAGTGGCTGTGCAATCAAAACCTTTACGGGCTCACAAATGCCTATAGATTCTGATACGCTTGTGATCGTTGAACACATTGAAGAAAGGGAGGGACGCATTTATCTCAAATCCTCCCTCAAAACTGATGAGATTAAAAAATCGCAATGGGTGCGTCAAATCGGTGATAATTATCACAAGGGAGATATTTTACTTAAAGCTGGAAGCAGAATCGGTGCGTTTGAGATAGGACTGCTTGCCGAGCTTAATCAAAGCTTTGTGCTTGTGCGTCAAAAAGTGCGTGTAGGTGTGTTATGCGTTGGCGATGAGATTCTCGAAGTAGGAGAATGTAGCACACAAAATAACTTTGTCCGCAGTGTCAATACACATTTGCTCGAAGCGATCATCACACAAATGGGAGCTGATGCGATCATTTATCCTTTATTAAATGACGATAAAGATCAAATCAAGCATTATTACCAACAGGCGTTAAATGAATGCGATATTATCATTAGCACAGGCGGTATGAGTATGGGGGATTATGACTATACACAAGAGGTTATGCAAGAGCTTTTGGAGATTCAGTTTAAAGGTGTGCGGCTAAAACCGGGCAAACCCGTGGCATTTGGAATCAAGCATCAACAAGATTCTAATCCCAAACTTGCCTTAGGATTGCCCGGCTTTCCAAATTCGTGTGCGGTTACTTTTTATCTTTTTGGCAAAATACTTATCAATCGACTTCAAGCCACTGATGAGATGCCCTTGATTCTTCAAGCGACTTTGGCAGAAGATGTCAAACGCAGCGATTCAAGAATGGAATTTCGAGCATGTGATCTTCGCATTACACAAGGTCAAATCTTTGTAAGCTTTGCAAGTAAAAAATCTCTCCAAAGCTCAATGATTAATAATCTCACACAAAATACAGCATTAGCGATTCTTCCAGAAAATGGTGCAAATATGAACGCGGGAGAAAAAATAGAAATTATGTTATTGGGCTATTCTAAGCTTTAA
- a CDS encoding molybdenum cofactor biosynthesis protein MoaE, with product MLEIYDGALPTFDIYQKWECFASKKNLGAFSLFTGIVREENGIVGLSFDIYEPLLQKWFYQWQNNALNQFQAWILMAHARGDVPNGQSSFMCAITASQRKNVFTLYQNFIEDFKANAPIWKYDIIDGKRIYALERSKALKGSGLLQ from the coding sequence ATGCTTGAAATTTACGATGGTGCATTACCAACATTCGATATTTATCAAAAATGGGAATGTTTTGCAAGTAAGAAAAATCTTGGTGCATTCAGTCTTTTTACCGGCATTGTGCGTGAAGAAAATGGCATTGTAGGGCTAAGTTTTGATATTTATGAACCTCTTTTACAAAAATGGTTTTATCAATGGCAAAATAATGCACTCAATCAATTCCAAGCGTGGATTCTGATGGCACACGCTAGAGGTGATGTGCCTAATGGACAAAGCTCATTTATGTGCGCAATCACCGCTTCACAAAGAAAAAATGTCTTCACTCTTTATCAAAACTTTATCGAGGATTTCAAGGCAAACGCACCGATTTGGAAATACGATATAATTGATGGAAAGAGAATCTACGCGCTAGAGCGAAGTAAAGCCTTAAAAGGCAGTGGATTACTGCAATGA
- a CDS encoding carbonic anhydrase translates to MRELFEGAIKFREEDYNEHKELYESLKKHQDPHTLLITCTDSRVVPNLITNTLPGDLFVIRNMGNIVPPYLGKDKGIRGGYLATTSGIEYAISILDIQNVIICGHSDCGACSAIYEPPEKLNNAPYVKKWIELLEPVKQKVDALKPNSKAKRTWLMEQMNIEHQLENLMTYPFVEERFDRGELNVYGWYYIIETGEILNYNMIKREFRPINTIKSKEK, encoded by the coding sequence ATGAGAGAATTATTTGAGGGAGCAATTAAGTTCCGAGAAGAAGATTATAATGAGCATAAAGAGCTTTACGAAAGTCTTAAAAAACATCAAGATCCTCACACGCTTTTGATTACTTGCACAGATTCTCGTGTAGTGCCGAATCTGATTACAAATACCTTGCCCGGAGATTTGTTTGTCATACGTAATATGGGCAATATCGTGCCGCCTTATCTTGGCAAAGACAAAGGGATACGCGGAGGATATTTAGCGACAACTTCGGGCATTGAGTATGCTATCAGCATCTTAGATATTCAAAATGTTATTATTTGTGGGCATAGTGATTGCGGGGCTTGTTCTGCGATTTATGAACCTCCAGAAAAGCTTAATAATGCTCCTTATGTCAAGAAATGGATAGAGCTTTTAGAACCTGTCAAGCAAAAAGTCGATGCGCTGAAGCCTAATTCTAAAGCTAAACGCACTTGGCTTATGGAGCAAATGAATATTGAACATCAATTAGAGAATCTGATGACTTATCCTTTTGTGGAGGAGCGATTCGATAGGGGAGAGCTTAATGTTTATGGGTGGTATTACATCATTGAAACGGGTGAGATTCTTAATTATAATATGATAAAAAGAGAGTTCCGCCCCATTAATACGATTAAATCAAAGGAGAAATGA
- the nusB gene encoding transcription antitermination factor NusB yields the protein MATRTQAREAVVGMLYAYDLGNNDIIELAPDMLKERKIKNHQQTFAMGLLKGVIEHLAVLDSRIQPHLKEWEFSRLGGMERAMLRLGAYEILYTDTDAPVVINEAVELGKIYGGEDNAPKLINGVLDSLHKTKSKAV from the coding sequence ATGGCGACACGCACACAAGCAAGAGAAGCTGTTGTAGGTATGCTTTATGCCTATGACTTAGGCAATAATGATATTATCGAATTAGCTCCGGATATGCTCAAAGAAAGGAAAATCAAAAATCATCAGCAGACTTTTGCTATGGGGCTTTTGAAAGGTGTGATTGAGCATTTAGCGGTGCTTGATTCTAGAATCCAACCTCACCTTAAAGAATGGGAATTTTCAAGGCTAGGAGGTATGGAGAGAGCAATGCTAAGGCTTGGTGCGTATGAGATTCTTTATACTGATACCGATGCACCTGTGGTGATTAATGAAGCAGTAGAGCTAGGAAAAATCTATGGTGGAGAAGACAATGCGCCAAAGCTTATTAATGGCGTCCTTGATAGTTTGCACAAGACAAAAAGTAAGGCTGTGTGA
- the mog gene encoding molybdopterin adenylyltransferase produces METIKIGILVSSDRASQGVYEDISGKAIREILSDFIANPCDFHYILTEDNQRAIETHLINLCDEMGCDLVVTTGGTGPAKRDVTPEATQNVCEKMLPGFGELMRSVSLQYVPTAILSRQSAGIRGKSLIINLPGKPKSIKECLEAVFPAVPYCIDLIEGNYIYANEDSIKVFRPKTS; encoded by the coding sequence ATGGAGACGATAAAAATCGGTATTTTGGTTTCAAGTGATCGCGCATCACAAGGTGTTTATGAAGATATTTCGGGTAAAGCTATACGCGAGATTCTTAGTGATTTTATTGCAAATCCTTGCGACTTTCACTATATCCTTACCGAAGATAATCAACGCGCTATAGAAACACATCTAATAAATCTTTGCGATGAGATGGGGTGTGATTTAGTCGTTACAACAGGTGGCACAGGACCAGCTAAACGCGATGTAACCCCCGAAGCGACACAAAATGTATGTGAAAAAATGCTCCCCGGATTTGGCGAGCTAATGAGAAGTGTGAGCTTGCAATATGTGCCTACAGCCATCCTTTCGCGTCAAAGTGCAGGGATTCGAGGCAAATCACTGATTATTAATCTGCCCGGCAAACCTAAGAGTATCAAAGAATGCCTTGAGGCAGTTTTTCCTGCTGTGCCTTATTGTATTGATTTGATAGAGGGAAATTATATTTATGCAAACGAAGATTCTATCAAAGTGTTCCGTCCAAAAACTTCTTAA
- the rmuC gene encoding DNA recombination protein RmuC, with protein sequence MIFALSAKAVGKVGIFIVIFEIIISALLGLVIALNLAFFLWYVKKTTFRQQNDAQMINQLESSRQTLLIELSHSQAKLESLEQSYIKRLQDMQQNCEIRLQEEKIHSQEMLLAFQEQHTKTQEEQNQNKEELKNAFKALSDDILKQNTQSFTQSQTLSLQPLKDEIARFQKQIAQNHIDAIERNTQLHSQIENLCKLNVQLSNDANNLANALKGENKTQGNWGEIILQRVLEQSGLQEGREYELQVNIRNDEANLLRPDAIIRLPNNRCVVVDSKTSLIAYEKLCNAQDSEESLHAQKELIASIRAHFTNLSTKNYQQFIQGQKLDFVLMFIPIEGAFLESLRADYTLYERAYQKGVVIVSPTTIMAVLRVIDNLWQMEYRNKNVDKIFEEIKILFTRIQRFEEVLEVLGRNIDTIYKTYGNVMTKYNGQQGIAKKGEQITKLLKGAGIETLEDSENIKSSLMIDQS encoded by the coding sequence GTGATATTTGCCTTGAGCGCAAAAGCGGTGGGAAAAGTGGGGATTTTCATCGTGATATTTGAGATTATTATTTCAGCCTTGCTTGGCTTAGTGATTGCACTCAATCTTGCTTTTTTCTTGTGGTATGTCAAAAAAACTACCTTTCGCCAACAAAACGATGCGCAGATGATTAATCAATTAGAATCAAGCAGACAAACTCTTCTGATTGAACTATCTCACAGTCAAGCCAAACTTGAATCACTTGAGCAAAGTTATATTAAACGTCTTCAAGATATGCAACAAAACTGCGAGATTCGATTACAAGAAGAAAAAATCCACTCACAAGAAATGTTGCTTGCATTTCAAGAGCAACACACAAAGACGCAAGAAGAACAGAATCAAAATAAAGAAGAGTTAAAAAATGCTTTCAAAGCCTTGAGTGATGATATTTTAAAGCAAAATACACAAAGCTTCACACAATCCCAAACCCTTTCTCTTCAACCTCTTAAAGATGAAATTGCACGATTTCAAAAACAAATCGCGCAAAATCATATTGATGCGATTGAGCGAAATACGCAGCTGCATAGCCAAATCGAGAATCTTTGCAAACTCAATGTCCAGCTTTCCAATGATGCCAATAATCTTGCCAATGCCCTTAAGGGTGAAAATAAAACACAAGGGAATTGGGGAGAGATCATCTTGCAACGCGTGCTTGAGCAGAGTGGTTTGCAAGAAGGGAGAGAGTATGAACTTCAAGTCAATATCCGCAATGACGAAGCAAATCTCTTGCGCCCAGATGCAATCATCAGACTGCCTAATAATCGCTGTGTGGTGGTGGATTCTAAAACTTCGCTGATTGCGTATGAAAAACTCTGCAATGCGCAAGATTCTGAAGAATCACTCCATGCGCAAAAAGAGCTTATCGCTTCAATACGGGCACATTTTACCAATTTAAGCACTAAAAATTATCAGCAATTCATTCAAGGGCAAAAGCTTGACTTTGTGCTGATGTTTATTCCGATTGAAGGAGCATTCTTAGAATCTCTACGGGCTGATTACACGCTTTATGAACGAGCGTATCAAAAAGGTGTGGTGATTGTCTCACCTACGACTATTATGGCAGTTTTAAGGGTGATTGACAACTTATGGCAAATGGAATATCGCAATAAAAATGTAGATAAGATTTTTGAAGAAATTAAAATTTTATTCACGAGAATCCAACGATTTGAAGAGGTTTTAGAGGTGTTAGGACGCAATATTGACACCATATATAAAACTTATGGCAATGTGATGACAAAATACAATGGACAACAAGGTATCGCCAAAAAAGGCGAACAAATCACAAAACTTTTAAAGGGTGCGGGGATAGAGACATTAGAAGATTCTGAAAATATAAAATCTTCTTTAATGATAGATCAATCATAA
- the moaC gene encoding cyclic pyranopterin monophosphate synthase MoaC — protein sequence MQLTHLDKQNNPTMVDVSNKNITMREAYASGIITMSAQAFDAALNHTGKKGSITQSAIIAAIMGSKKTSELIPMCHPLLINKINVDITPDEPTHSIKIGVLVKCEGKTGVEMEALTGVSIGLLSIYDMLKAIDKTMRISDICLERKSGGKSGDFHRDI from the coding sequence ATGCAACTTACTCACCTTGATAAACAAAACAATCCCACAATGGTTGATGTCAGCAACAAAAATATCACCATGCGTGAAGCTTATGCAAGTGGTATCATCACGATGAGCGCACAAGCTTTTGATGCTGCCCTCAATCACACAGGCAAAAAAGGCTCAATCACACAGAGTGCGATTATTGCAGCGATTATGGGGAGCAAAAAGACAAGTGAGCTTATCCCGATGTGCCACCCTTTGCTGATAAATAAAATCAATGTAGATATTACGCCCGATGAACCAACTCATTCGATTAAAATCGGTGTGCTTGTAAAATGTGAGGGCAAAACAGGCGTAGAGATGGAAGCTCTCACAGGTGTAAGCATTGGACTTTTGAGCATCTATGATATGCTCAAAGCAATTGATAAAACAATGCGCATCAGTGATATTTGCCTTGAGCGCAAAAGCGGTGGGAAAAGTGGGGATTTTCATCGTGATATTTGA
- the kdsA gene encoding 3-deoxy-8-phosphooctulonate synthase yields the protein MILMSGPCVIEEYETLCAIAETLQPLANHPKIDFYFKASFDKANRTSLESYRGPGLEKGLEILGRIKKDFGYKIITDIHESYQAPHIAKVADVIQIPAFLCRQTDLIVEVAKTDKIVNIKKGQFMNPADMKHSVLKAIKTRGGTQATYEEAQKYGVWLTERGSTFGYGNLVVDMRSLVIMRAFAPVIFDATHSVQMPGAAGGKSGGDSSFVPYLAKAAAAVGVDGFFMETHLEPQKALSDGPNMVQTQQLLDLVYKLLEIENLTQS from the coding sequence ATGATCTTAATGAGCGGACCTTGTGTGATTGAAGAATACGAAACACTTTGCGCGATAGCCGAGACTTTACAGCCTTTAGCCAATCACCCAAAAATTGATTTTTATTTCAAGGCAAGCTTTGATAAGGCTAATCGCACGAGTCTTGAGAGCTATCGCGGACCGGGTTTAGAGAAAGGCTTAGAGATTCTCGGGCGTATTAAGAAAGATTTTGGCTATAAGATTATCACAGATATTCATGAAAGTTATCAAGCTCCTCATATTGCAAAAGTAGCAGATGTGATTCAAATCCCTGCGTTTTTGTGCCGACAAACGGATTTGATTGTAGAAGTAGCAAAGACAGACAAAATCGTCAATATCAAAAAAGGGCAGTTTATGAATCCTGCAGATATGAAACATAGCGTCTTAAAGGCGATTAAAACGCGTGGAGGCACACAAGCGACTTATGAAGAAGCGCAAAAATATGGCGTGTGGCTGACAGAGCGCGGAAGCACTTTTGGCTATGGGAATCTCGTGGTCGATATGCGCTCACTTGTGATAATGCGCGCCTTTGCACCGGTGATTTTTGATGCGACACATAGTGTGCAAATGCCCGGAGCTGCAGGAGGCAAAAGTGGCGGTGATAGCTCTTTCGTGCCTTATTTAGCAAAAGCGGCTGCGGCAGTAGGTGTCGATGGATTCTTTATGGAAACACATCTTGAGCCACAAAAGGCATTGAGTGATGGACCTAATATGGTGCAAACACAGCAGCTTTTAGATTTAGTCTATAAACTTTTAGAAATTGAGAATCTAACCCAATCTTAA
- the ribH gene encoding 6,7-dimethyl-8-ribityllumazine synthase, with product MNIIEGKLQLLGNEKIAIIASRFNHLITDRLVEGAKDSFLRHGGKDELLDLYLVPGAYEIPFTLQKILSQSEYDGICCLGAVIRGSTPHFDYVSAEATKGIANVTLKYGEPVTFGVLTTDNIEQAIERAGTKAGNKGFEAMSGLIELINLYRNIGV from the coding sequence ATGAATATTATTGAGGGGAAACTCCAACTTTTAGGCAATGAAAAAATTGCGATTATCGCATCACGTTTTAATCATCTGATCACTGACAGACTTGTAGAAGGCGCAAAAGATTCTTTTTTAAGACATGGCGGCAAAGATGAATTATTGGATTTGTATTTAGTGCCGGGTGCTTATGAAATACCTTTTACCTTACAAAAGATTCTCTCACAAAGCGAATATGACGGAATCTGCTGTCTTGGAGCGGTGATACGAGGCTCTACTCCGCATTTTGACTATGTGTCTGCTGAAGCGACAAAGGGGATTGCTAATGTTACGCTTAAATATGGCGAGCCTGTTACTTTTGGCGTTTTGACAACGGACAATATTGAACAAGCCATTGAGCGAGCAGGGACAAAAGCAGGAAACAAAGGTTTTGAGGCGATGTCTGGCTTGATTGAGCTTATCAATCTTTACCGAAATATCGGGGTATAA
- a CDS encoding MoaD/ThiS family protein codes for MIRVEFLGPMSDLPPKEINAQTLQDLKNELLRDEKIQKWLPISAVAINDEIIEDLSYPLKSGDKVLILPPVCGG; via the coding sequence ATGATTAGAGTAGAATTTTTAGGTCCAATGAGTGATTTACCTCCTAAAGAAATAAACGCACAAACTCTCCAAGATCTGAAAAATGAACTTTTGCGTGATGAAAAAATCCAAAAATGGCTGCCTATCAGTGCAGTTGCAATTAATGATGAAATCATTGAGGATTTATCTTATCCTTTAAAATCAGGTGATAAAGTGCTGATATTGCCTCCCGTGTGTGGTGGATAA
- the ribA gene encoding GTP cyclohydrolase II: MKFEISNQAHLPTKFGDFWVKSFREFIPNQDTPLEHLVVYSKELGQTPLVRIHSECLTGDVFGSKKCDCGNELALAMQQIAQNKPDGGMLVYLRQEGRGIGLFNKINAYHLQDQGFDTVEANEKLGFPSDMRNYDIIKEIFKHFDITQINLLTNNPKKISALSPYAKVVRHSIITPTNPHNENYLTIKKQKMGHLL, translated from the coding sequence ATGAAATTTGAAATCTCTAATCAAGCCCATCTGCCAACAAAATTTGGCGATTTTTGGGTAAAAAGTTTTCGAGAATTTATCCCCAATCAAGATACCCCCTTAGAACATCTTGTCGTGTATAGCAAAGAACTCGGACAAACACCTCTTGTGAGAATCCACTCTGAATGCCTTACAGGTGATGTCTTTGGCTCAAAAAAATGTGATTGTGGGAATGAGCTTGCGTTGGCAATGCAACAGATTGCTCAAAACAAACCCGATGGAGGAATGCTTGTTTATTTGCGTCAAGAAGGGCGAGGCATCGGGCTTTTCAACAAGATTAACGCTTATCATTTGCAAGATCAAGGATTTGATACCGTTGAAGCAAATGAAAAGCTTGGTTTCCCTAGTGATATGCGTAATTATGACATTATCAAAGAGATTTTTAAACACTTTGACATCACGCAAATCAATCTTTTAACCAACAATCCTAAAAAAATCTCCGCCCTCTCACCCTATGCGAAAGTCGTTCGCCATAGTATTATCACGCCGACTAATCCGCACAATGAAAATTATCTCACCATTAAAAAGCAAAAAATGGGGCACTTACTTTAG
- a CDS encoding DedA family protein — MGEILGAIINFIVESVGNLGYIGIFIMMFLESSFFPFPSEVVMIPAGYLVYNGEMNAILAVLCGIGGSLVGALFNYYLALKFGREFLIAYGKYFFFTEKTMQKMEDFFAKYGHISTFIGRLITVVRQYISLPAGLARMNLAKFCFYTSLGAGIWVIILTFIGYYIGVVFGNGFSLEMILHTFTSHDLSPQEMALRGYVQTAGLIALGIVVLVLCLYIFYKRYKKYTHAKKSQPKNSEV, encoded by the coding sequence ATGGGCGAAATTTTAGGCGCGATTATTAATTTTATTGTTGAAAGTGTAGGGAATCTCGGCTATATAGGGATTTTCATAATGATGTTTTTAGAATCTAGCTTTTTTCCTTTTCCCTCCGAAGTCGTGATGATACCTGCTGGTTATTTAGTCTATAATGGCGAAATGAATGCTATTCTTGCTGTGCTTTGTGGGATTGGTGGTTCTCTTGTAGGGGCACTTTTTAACTATTACCTTGCCTTAAAATTCGGGAGAGAATTTCTTATTGCTTATGGTAAATATTTTTTCTTCACAGAAAAAACGATGCAAAAAATGGAAGATTTTTTTGCGAAATACGGACATATCAGCACCTTTATCGGGCGACTTATCACGGTAGTGAGACAATATATCTCTTTGCCCGCAGGTTTAGCACGAATGAATCTTGCCAAATTCTGTTTTTACACCTCTTTAGGAGCAGGGATTTGGGTCATTATTTTAACATTCATTGGCTACTATATTGGTGTCGTGTTTGGGAATGGATTCTCACTTGAAATGATTTTGCATACTTTTACCTCACACGATCTTTCGCCTCAAGAGATGGCACTTCGGGGCTATGTCCAAACAGCTGGGCTTATTGCCTTGGGGATTGTCGTTTTGGTGTTGTGCTTGTATATTTTTTATAAACGATACAAAAAATACACACACGCAAAAAAATCACAGCCTAAAAATAGTGAGGTGTAA